One stretch of Natronobacterium gregoryi SP2 DNA includes these proteins:
- a CDS encoding nuclear transport factor 2 family protein: MNPAALVRQYYDALDENDYAALESVLAPAFVQRRPDRTFENREAFVQFMREKRPNTDTNHDLESIVVDADRERVAVRGRVVDGDTLLFEFADFFELEDGRLVRLETYSR, encoded by the coding sequence ATGAACCCGGCCGCCCTCGTCCGCCAGTACTACGACGCACTCGACGAGAACGACTATGCAGCGCTCGAGTCGGTGCTCGCGCCGGCGTTCGTCCAGCGACGGCCCGACAGAACGTTCGAGAACCGCGAGGCGTTCGTCCAGTTCATGCGCGAGAAACGTCCGAATACCGACACGAACCACGACCTCGAGTCGATAGTCGTCGACGCCGACCGCGAACGGGTGGCCGTTCGCGGACGCGTCGTCGACGGCGATACGCTGCTGTTCGAGTTCGCCGACTTCTTCGAACTCGAGGACGGCCGACTCGTCCGACTCGAGACCTACTCTCGTTAA
- a CDS encoding MBL fold metallo-hydrolase has product MVTTITAGRLAELIDEDADFALVDTRPEDSYESWHVPGAKHFPFGPEEDLEADGQLEAFDDAVGDTDHVITICAKGISSGNLATQLESATDEYAVQAVGGGMKAWSGVYDHAQIDVDGDVRIVQVQRRAKGCLGYVVGCERTGEAVVVDPTADTDEYVVAAEEADLSIVGVVDTHVHADHVSGGRELADDLEVPYYLGELAADRDVELEFTPLERNEVLEVGERECKSLYAPGHTSDMINLLVDDQALLTADTLHADSTGRTELEFSEDAGQEGAEMLYETIHRTILTEPESVVVLPGHVTVTAEGEFSHGSPGEPITTTIRAARTGIDLLSLEREDFVDRMADAGEKPANYEKIIDRNRGDLKIVPEERVELEMGPNNCSA; this is encoded by the coding sequence ATGGTCACCACGATCACCGCTGGCCGACTCGCGGAACTGATCGACGAGGACGCCGACTTCGCACTCGTCGATACTCGGCCTGAGGACAGCTACGAGTCCTGGCACGTACCCGGAGCGAAACACTTCCCGTTCGGGCCGGAGGAAGACCTCGAGGCGGACGGCCAACTCGAGGCGTTCGACGACGCCGTCGGCGACACAGACCACGTGATTACCATCTGTGCGAAGGGAATCTCCTCGGGGAACCTGGCGACACAACTCGAGTCGGCGACCGACGAGTACGCGGTGCAGGCCGTCGGCGGCGGAATGAAAGCCTGGAGCGGCGTCTACGACCACGCCCAGATCGACGTCGATGGCGACGTGCGAATCGTCCAGGTGCAGCGTCGCGCGAAGGGCTGTCTCGGCTACGTCGTCGGCTGTGAGCGGACGGGAGAGGCCGTCGTCGTCGACCCGACCGCGGACACCGACGAGTACGTCGTCGCCGCGGAGGAAGCCGACCTCTCGATCGTCGGCGTGGTCGACACGCACGTCCACGCCGATCACGTCTCCGGCGGCCGAGAACTCGCCGACGACCTCGAGGTTCCCTACTACCTCGGCGAACTGGCAGCCGACCGGGACGTGGAACTCGAGTTCACGCCGCTCGAGCGAAACGAGGTACTCGAGGTCGGCGAACGCGAGTGCAAGTCACTGTACGCGCCGGGCCATACGAGCGACATGATCAACCTGCTGGTCGACGACCAGGCGCTACTGACGGCCGACACGTTACACGCCGACTCGACGGGACGAACGGAACTCGAGTTCAGCGAAGACGCGGGGCAAGAAGGTGCAGAAATGCTCTACGAGACGATCCACCGGACGATCCTCACCGAACCCGAGTCGGTCGTCGTCCTGCCGGGCCACGTCACGGTCACCGCAGAAGGCGAGTTCAGCCACGGCTCGCCCGGCGAACCGATCACGACCACGATACGCGCGGCCAGAACAGGGATCGACCTGCTCTCGCTCGAGCGCGAGGACTTCGTCGATCGCATGGCCGATGCCGGCGAGAAGCCCGCGAACTACGAGAAGATAATCGACCGCAATCGCGGTGACCTCAAAATCGTCCCCGAGGAACGGGTCGAACTCGAGATGGGGCCGAACAACTGTTCCGCTTAA
- a CDS encoding DoxX family membrane protein: protein MAATSENRLESRFGGVTLESNPHAISAWFVVALRFLMGGMMLFAGLGKFAFVGGEPFDASGYLVHGVDPASPVSGLYAAMGSNAALLEIINVVVPVTQVLIGVALILGAFVRLAALGGAMQMMMFYLGGWEGDWLALFDSALIYAVLLLALGAFAAGRMAGLDRYIEQLEVSGQPLGERYPKLRYLLG, encoded by the coding sequence ATGGCAGCAACTTCGGAAAATCGTCTTGAAAGTCGTTTCGGTGGCGTAACGCTCGAAAGCAACCCACATGCAATCAGTGCGTGGTTCGTCGTCGCTCTCCGCTTCCTGATGGGCGGCATGATGCTGTTTGCAGGGCTGGGCAAGTTCGCGTTCGTTGGCGGTGAACCGTTCGACGCGAGTGGCTATCTCGTTCACGGCGTCGATCCCGCAAGCCCCGTCAGTGGGCTCTACGCCGCGATGGGGAGCAACGCCGCGTTGCTCGAGATCATCAACGTCGTCGTCCCAGTGACGCAGGTGTTGATCGGCGTGGCACTGATACTCGGGGCCTTCGTCCGCCTCGCCGCGCTGGGTGGAGCCATGCAGATGATGATGTTCTACCTCGGCGGCTGGGAAGGCGACTGGCTCGCACTGTTCGACTCGGCGCTTATCTACGCCGTCCTGCTCCTGGCACTGGGCGCGTTCGCTGCGGGACGTATGGCCGGACTCGATCGCTACATCGAACAACTCGAGGTCAGCGGTCAGCCGCTGGGCGAACGCTACCCGAAACTCCGCTACCTCCTGGGCTGA
- a CDS encoding MBL fold metallo-hydrolase produces MERISLSNSAFEGANNAYLFAGAETTLIDTGDWLSETREQLEAGLANHGVGFADVDRIFLTHWHHDHTGLAGEIQAESGADVYVHRADAPLVEGDRAAWEELFELQEEYFEQWGMPEPDRETLRDRIVGPDETASTPTVTPIEDGDTFTVGSTELEVVHASGHAAGLCLFAVGDEVCSGDALLPVYTPNVGGADVRVDDPLEKYLRALRTVADADYDRAWPGHRDPIDDPAGRAKHIVHHHEERAYRVLDALDRIGPCDTWTVSADLFGDLEDIHILHGPGESYAHLDHLERAGAVVSEGGEYRLAAGVDDELETIDDGRWPLES; encoded by the coding sequence ATGGAACGGATCTCGCTGTCTAACTCCGCGTTCGAGGGTGCCAACAACGCGTACCTCTTCGCCGGAGCGGAGACGACCCTGATCGACACGGGTGACTGGCTGTCCGAGACGCGCGAGCAACTCGAGGCCGGGCTGGCCAACCACGGCGTCGGCTTTGCGGATGTCGACCGGATCTTCCTCACTCACTGGCACCACGACCACACGGGGCTCGCTGGCGAAATCCAGGCCGAAAGCGGTGCAGACGTCTACGTCCACCGTGCCGACGCGCCGCTCGTCGAAGGAGATCGAGCGGCCTGGGAAGAGCTGTTCGAGCTCCAGGAGGAGTACTTCGAGCAGTGGGGGATGCCGGAACCGGACCGCGAGACGCTGCGCGATCGAATCGTCGGCCCCGACGAGACCGCCAGCACGCCGACCGTGACCCCCATCGAGGACGGCGACACGTTCACCGTCGGCAGTACCGAACTCGAGGTCGTCCACGCGTCCGGCCACGCGGCCGGGCTCTGTTTGTTCGCGGTCGGCGACGAGGTCTGCTCCGGTGACGCTCTCTTGCCGGTCTACACGCCCAACGTCGGTGGGGCCGACGTCCGAGTCGACGACCCACTCGAGAAGTACCTCCGGGCACTCCGGACAGTCGCGGACGCCGACTACGATCGGGCCTGGCCGGGCCACCGCGACCCGATCGACGATCCGGCCGGTCGAGCAAAACACATCGTTCATCACCACGAAGAGCGAGCCTACCGCGTCCTCGACGCGCTCGACCGGATCGGACCGTGTGACACCTGGACCGTCAGCGCCGACCTCTTCGGCGACCTCGAGGACATTCACATCCTGCATGGGCCCGGCGAGTCCTACGCTCACCTCGATCATCTCGAACGGGCAGGAGCCGTCGTCAGCGAGGGGGGCGAGTACCGACTCGCGGCGGGAGTCGACGACGAACTCGAGACGATCGACGACGGCCGCTGGCCGCTCGAGTCGTAA
- a CDS encoding Tfx family DNA-binding protein, whose translation MLDEVEELLEDIGFDPDSSVLTYRQAQVLALRERDISQAAIADELGTSRANVSSIEASARENLQKAHETVAFAEALRAPVRVRVPGGTDLYDVPDLVYEACDEAGVKVDYTAPDLMKAVNDAAGGAVSGREVSTPLIVGVTSEGMVRVRHQD comes from the coding sequence ATGCTCGATGAGGTCGAGGAACTGCTCGAGGATATCGGGTTCGATCCGGATTCGAGTGTCCTGACGTACCGGCAGGCACAGGTGCTCGCACTGCGAGAACGCGACATCTCGCAGGCGGCGATTGCCGACGAACTCGGAACTTCGCGTGCGAACGTCTCCTCGATCGAAGCGAGTGCCCGCGAAAATTTACAGAAGGCTCACGAAACGGTCGCGTTCGCGGAGGCCCTCCGGGCACCGGTTCGCGTCCGCGTTCCGGGGGGAACCGACCTCTACGACGTGCCCGATCTCGTCTACGAGGCATGTGACGAAGCCGGCGTGAAAGTCGACTACACTGCACCCGACCTCATGAAAGCCGTCAACGATGCCGCAGGTGGGGCCGTTTCCGGCCGCGAAGTCTCGACACCGCTGATCGTCGGGGTCACCTCCGAAGGGATGGTTCGCGTCCGGCATCAGGACTGA
- a CDS encoding riboflavin synthase — MFTGIVEETGEIVTRERTDDGLRLRIGADEVAAGLEHGQSISVSGTCLTVERFEADDWFEVFLATETVERTYLGGLEEGDGVNLERAMPADGRFDGHVVQGHVDTVATISAIESVDEDWFFEFELPEKYGQYVVEKGSITLDGISLTVAEFDPDAGTITVAIIPATYELTTLSEKSIGDPVHLEVDVLAKYVERLLESRFE; from the coding sequence ATGTTCACGGGGATCGTCGAGGAGACCGGCGAGATCGTCACTCGAGAGCGGACCGACGACGGCCTTCGGCTCCGGATCGGTGCCGACGAGGTTGCGGCGGGGCTCGAGCACGGACAAAGCATCAGCGTCAGTGGCACCTGTCTCACGGTCGAACGCTTCGAAGCAGACGACTGGTTCGAGGTCTTTCTCGCGACCGAGACGGTCGAACGGACGTACCTCGGTGGTCTAGAGGAGGGTGACGGCGTCAACTTAGAGCGGGCGATGCCCGCGGACGGTCGATTCGACGGCCACGTCGTTCAGGGACACGTCGACACGGTCGCGACGATTTCGGCCATCGAATCCGTCGACGAAGACTGGTTCTTCGAGTTCGAACTGCCCGAGAAGTATGGCCAGTACGTCGTCGAGAAGGGATCGATCACGCTCGACGGCATCAGTCTGACTGTCGCGGAGTTCGATCCGGACGCCGGCACGATCACCGTCGCGATCATCCCGGCGACGTACGAATTGACGACGCTGTCCGAGAAGTCGATCGGCGATCCGGTCCACCTCGAGGTCGACGTGCTCGCGAAGTACGTCGAACGGCTGCTCGAGTCGCGGTTCGAGTGA
- a CDS encoding metallophosphoesterase, protein MDGDTDDRVYYVISDLHIGGDEQLVEMEFRTELLDFLERLERTDENAELIINGDAFGLWEFTKVDGIEKFDVLEETYPELFDQFRATGANVQITLLPGNHDHELAAYDGYIERFAEYNVDLVPERSLSRSVGEQVIHFEHGHQRDQNNRIEDWGNPHSTPLGYYYNTLVTSRAGQLSDRGRYNWLKDVQAVTPTERMPIWLFSKYFYREMNPVLRYSLIPFLLLFNISALLAILAGLDLVGVWPIPVDRTTEFLGQFGRAGTAAWFLLTINVAVAGLLLLVWIPLHLIRRDIKKTVDRFGIFETDLTVDPEAPYEEAAREVFDEQPEKTIFCYGHTHRPTLREVDGGIMVNTGTWLKRLHRRDGIIGILPPVFYPSYQLIAARIAPEADGVSVEFEQFTKPSPATEELTRTERFFTVGREPELDLPDRYVVEDENAKTRTRQTHN, encoded by the coding sequence ATGGACGGCGACACCGACGATCGGGTCTACTACGTCATCAGCGACCTCCACATCGGCGGTGACGAACAACTCGTGGAGATGGAGTTTCGCACGGAACTACTCGACTTTCTCGAGCGGCTAGAGCGGACGGACGAGAACGCCGAACTGATCATCAACGGCGACGCGTTCGGTCTCTGGGAGTTCACGAAGGTCGACGGAATCGAGAAGTTCGACGTGCTCGAGGAGACGTATCCGGAACTGTTCGACCAGTTCCGTGCGACTGGTGCGAACGTCCAGATTACGCTGTTGCCGGGGAATCACGACCACGAGCTCGCGGCCTACGACGGGTACATCGAGCGGTTCGCCGAGTACAACGTCGATCTCGTGCCGGAACGGTCGCTCTCGCGGTCGGTCGGCGAGCAGGTGATCCACTTCGAACACGGCCACCAGCGAGACCAGAACAATCGGATCGAAGACTGGGGGAATCCACACTCGACGCCGCTTGGCTACTACTACAACACCCTCGTCACGAGTCGGGCGGGACAGCTCTCCGATCGTGGCAGGTACAACTGGCTGAAAGACGTTCAGGCGGTCACGCCAACCGAGCGAATGCCGATCTGGCTGTTCTCGAAGTACTTCTATCGGGAGATGAACCCTGTGTTGCGTTATTCGTTGATCCCGTTCTTGCTTTTGTTCAACATCAGTGCACTCCTCGCGATACTCGCAGGCCTGGATCTTGTGGGAGTCTGGCCAATTCCGGTCGATCGGACGACCGAGTTTCTCGGGCAGTTCGGACGCGCTGGAACCGCAGCCTGGTTCCTACTGACCATCAACGTCGCTGTAGCGGGCTTGCTGTTGCTCGTCTGGATTCCGCTGCATCTCATCCGGCGAGACATCAAGAAGACGGTCGATCGGTTCGGTATCTTCGAGACTGATCTCACCGTCGACCCAGAGGCACCGTACGAGGAGGCCGCTCGCGAGGTCTTCGACGAGCAACCCGAGAAGACGATTTTCTGTTATGGTCACACCCACCGACCGACGCTTCGCGAAGTAGACGGTGGCATCATGGTCAACACTGGAACGTGGCTCAAACGACTCCACCGGCGGGACGGCATCATCGGCATCCTGCCACCGGTGTTTTACCCCTCCTACCAGTTGATCGCTGCTCGCATCGCACCCGAAGCCGACGGTGTCTCCGTCGAGTTCGAACAGTTCACGAAGCCGAGTCCGGCGACCGAAGAGCTCACACGGACCGAACGGTTCTTCACCGTCGGCCGTGAGCCCGAACTCGACCTTCCAGACCGGTACGTCGTCGAAGACGAGAACGCGAAGACGCGAACACGACAGACCCACAACTAG
- a CDS encoding globin-coupled sensor protein, with translation MTECGLDEEEIAWRKEFVNFDRTDEQRLSELADLFQERSDDVADDFYDNLVAHEQTAEIFNRSEKTVDQLKQTQAAYLTTLATGDYGVEYFETRARVGKIHDLLDMPMKHYIGQYGIYYDLVLPLLFDRLEERLTDRLTENEATTDGGVSIASQPSSRRLEDGVSEELDRTLEEVLAVLRIINLDMQVVADTYIHSYSERLTETIDERDRLMQDVKDDVAEPIESLQNSTEDIASSTEEISDIAREQADSSVEVSKEVANVSATIEEIAATAENVAETSKHAEEMAREGHESAAEAIDAMGRIDDASQNVVDAVSQLERRLEEIDDIVEVIDDIADQTNLLALNASIEAAQAGEAGAGFAVVADEVKSLAEESQRHASEIETIVDDVKDDTARTVERLEETTREVDRGIDQVESSMKKLQEIVDAVAEASNGIQELSDATDDQASSTEEISSMMDELVEQADSVADEISAVATENEQQTEHVQDISQTISQLTD, from the coding sequence ATGACAGAATGTGGGCTCGACGAAGAGGAAATAGCGTGGCGAAAAGAGTTCGTCAACTTCGATCGAACTGACGAGCAGCGTCTCTCGGAGTTAGCCGACCTCTTCCAGGAGCGAAGCGACGACGTTGCAGACGACTTCTACGACAATCTCGTTGCACACGAACAAACGGCGGAAATCTTCAATCGATCGGAGAAGACAGTCGACCAGTTAAAACAGACTCAGGCGGCGTATCTCACGACGCTTGCGACCGGCGATTACGGGGTCGAATACTTCGAAACGCGTGCCCGAGTCGGCAAGATCCACGACCTGTTGGACATGCCAATGAAACATTATATCGGCCAGTATGGGATCTATTACGATCTCGTCCTTCCGTTACTGTTCGATCGGCTCGAGGAGAGACTCACCGATCGCCTTACCGAAAACGAGGCCACCACCGATGGTGGCGTTTCGATCGCCTCACAGCCATCGTCCCGCCGGCTCGAGGACGGCGTCAGCGAAGAACTCGACCGAACACTCGAGGAGGTACTCGCCGTCTTACGCATAATCAACCTCGATATGCAGGTTGTCGCCGACACGTACATTCACTCCTACAGTGAGCGTCTCACCGAGACGATCGACGAACGCGACCGCCTCATGCAAGACGTCAAAGACGACGTCGCAGAGCCGATCGAGAGTCTGCAGAATTCAACGGAAGACATCGCCAGCAGTACGGAAGAGATCAGCGACATCGCTCGCGAGCAGGCCGACTCGAGTGTCGAGGTCAGCAAGGAAGTCGCAAACGTGAGTGCTACGATCGAGGAGATCGCGGCAACTGCTGAGAACGTCGCCGAGACCAGCAAGCACGCCGAAGAGATGGCTAGAGAAGGCCACGAGTCGGCGGCCGAGGCGATCGACGCGATGGGACGGATCGACGATGCGTCCCAGAACGTCGTCGACGCCGTCTCCCAACTCGAGAGACGTCTCGAGGAGATCGACGACATCGTCGAGGTGATCGACGACATCGCCGACCAGACGAACCTGCTTGCACTGAATGCCTCGATCGAGGCGGCCCAGGCAGGTGAGGCCGGCGCTGGGTTCGCCGTCGTCGCAGACGAGGTCAAGTCGCTGGCAGAAGAGTCACAGCGACACGCAAGCGAGATCGAGACGATTGTCGACGACGTCAAAGACGACACTGCACGGACGGTCGAGCGGTTAGAGGAGACGACCCGGGAAGTCGATCGCGGCATCGACCAAGTCGAATCGTCTATGAAGAAACTGCAGGAGATCGTCGACGCCGTCGCAGAGGCGTCGAACGGGATACAGGAACTGTCGGACGCGACGGACGACCAGGCATCCTCGACGGAAGAAATCTCGAGTATGATGGACGAGCTCGTCGAACAGGCCGACAGCGTGGCCGACGAGATTTCGGCGGTCGCGACCGAGAACGAACAGCAGACCGAGCACGTTCAGGATATCAGCCAGACGATCTCACAGTTGACAGACTGA
- a CDS encoding TrmB family transcriptional regulator — MASLRDLGLSEYEARAYRSLLNTGPTTAKELSRASDVPMGRIYDVLNSIEQYNLVRSQTASRPKKYVAVEPATALDRLLEDKKRELDEKADQYESIVDELSDELDAAEPVEEQFWTAAVGPEETKDLLLERLAAADRDIVMIAANPVPQRDMQTAGEDILEEVESALDRGVSIDVLMSRDLVDALSETVGKRYRNSLQSREDFDVRTNDDVTGSFNVIDGVEVCIQIPNPLASGDTFGMIDLKDPEFAANVQEEFVPRWEEAEPLTF, encoded by the coding sequence ATGGCCAGTCTCAGGGATCTCGGGCTCTCGGAGTACGAGGCTCGGGCGTACCGATCGCTGCTAAATACCGGCCCCACAACGGCCAAAGAGTTGTCGCGCGCGAGTGACGTGCCGATGGGGCGGATCTACGACGTCCTAAACAGCATCGAGCAGTACAACCTCGTCCGGAGCCAGACCGCGAGCCGGCCGAAGAAGTACGTCGCCGTCGAGCCCGCGACAGCACTCGATCGCCTACTCGAGGACAAGAAACGCGAACTCGACGAGAAAGCCGACCAGTACGAATCGATCGTCGACGAGTTGTCGGACGAACTCGATGCTGCCGAGCCGGTCGAAGAACAGTTCTGGACTGCTGCGGTCGGTCCCGAAGAGACCAAAGACCTCCTGTTGGAACGACTCGCGGCCGCCGACCGCGACATCGTGATGATCGCAGCGAATCCGGTTCCACAGCGGGACATGCAGACAGCTGGCGAGGATATTCTCGAAGAAGTCGAGAGCGCGCTGGATCGTGGCGTCTCCATCGACGTGTTGATGAGCCGGGATCTGGTTGATGCCCTGTCGGAAACCGTCGGTAAACGATATCGCAACTCGCTACAGAGTCGAGAAGACTTCGACGTCCGGACGAACGACGACGTGACGGGGTCGTTCAACGTCATCGACGGCGTCGAAGTCTGTATCCAGATCCCGAACCCGTTGGCGTCGGGCGACACGTTCGGAATGATCGACCTGAAAGACCCCGAATTCGCCGCGAACGTTCAAGAGGAGTTCGTGCCGCGGTGGGAAGAGGCCGAACCGCTGACGTTCTGA
- a CDS encoding DUF255 domain-containing protein, translating to MDDTTRVEWREWGQDAFDEASAADIPVLLSLTATWCDHCHEMDEETYAEPRIAANVNDSFVPVRVDVDRYPRVRDRYNMGGFPSTVFLAPDGKVLTGAGYLGPDGMRQVLDSVRTMWQTKGSGAARVPRPLREDNPPAGQLTTDVESAMLGQLTETYDDVAGGWGDGPKFPLPDALEFALKRDREMALRSFDAVSANLLDEYDGGFYRFATDRDWSGLQYEKLLDSNGALVRAFANAYLLTGSDEYREPAERTIEFLTTTLWNGDVDAFANSQAPGEAAAHGIDATDREVADDPPVDDGVFAGPNALAIDGLLTYYAYTDDERTRRYAERALETLREDLVSDGVVTHAHETTDSSDALEPLLTNQARALTALTTAASTLDPDVLADATAVADATIDRLRDEDSFLDGPEEGVGLVERPLRPLDANVALADAFVDLTALTGDDEYREYARETLEAFAGASDRFSVQIARYATAVSRLLEGPLVVRVAAEPGSDLHRAALRMADHEKVVVPGVTDGLETGTARVERGDEVSTAAETPEELGNRIQSVLK from the coding sequence ATGGACGACACGACGCGCGTCGAGTGGCGCGAGTGGGGACAGGACGCTTTCGACGAGGCGTCGGCGGCCGATATCCCGGTGTTGCTCTCGCTGACTGCGACGTGGTGCGATCACTGCCACGAGATGGACGAAGAGACCTACGCGGAACCGCGCATCGCGGCGAACGTCAACGACAGTTTCGTCCCGGTACGGGTCGACGTGGACCGCTATCCCCGCGTCCGCGACCGGTACAACATGGGCGGGTTCCCGTCGACCGTCTTCCTCGCCCCCGACGGGAAGGTGCTCACGGGCGCGGGCTACCTCGGTCCCGACGGGATGCGACAGGTGCTGGACAGCGTCCGAACCATGTGGCAGACGAAAGGGAGCGGTGCCGCCCGCGTCCCCCGACCGCTTCGAGAGGACAACCCGCCAGCGGGCCAGCTCACGACCGACGTCGAGTCCGCCATGCTCGGCCAGTTGACCGAAACCTACGACGACGTCGCCGGTGGCTGGGGCGACGGCCCGAAGTTCCCCTTGCCCGACGCCCTCGAGTTCGCGCTCAAACGCGACCGGGAGATGGCGCTGCGGTCGTTCGACGCGGTGAGTGCAAACCTGCTCGACGAGTACGACGGCGGCTTCTACCGGTTCGCGACGGATCGAGACTGGTCGGGACTCCAGTACGAGAAGCTGCTGGACTCGAACGGCGCACTCGTACGCGCGTTCGCGAATGCCTACCTGCTTACCGGCAGTGACGAATACCGCGAGCCGGCCGAACGGACGATCGAGTTCCTGACGACGACGCTGTGGAACGGCGATGTCGACGCTTTCGCCAACAGCCAGGCGCCAGGCGAGGCAGCGGCTCACGGCATCGACGCGACCGACCGCGAGGTCGCGGACGATCCGCCGGTCGACGACGGCGTCTTTGCCGGGCCAAACGCGCTGGCGATCGACGGACTACTTACCTACTACGCGTACACGGACGACGAACGCACACGCCGATACGCCGAGCGTGCACTCGAGACGCTACGCGAGGACCTCGTCTCCGACGGCGTCGTCACACACGCCCACGAGACCACGGACTCGAGTGACGCGCTCGAGCCGCTGTTAACGAATCAGGCTCGCGCGCTGACTGCGCTGACGACGGCTGCGAGTACGCTCGACCCCGACGTTCTCGCGGACGCGACGGCGGTCGCGGACGCGACGATCGACCGACTCCGCGACGAGGACTCGTTCCTCGACGGACCCGAAGAGGGTGTCGGCCTCGTCGAACGACCGCTCCGGCCGCTGGATGCGAACGTCGCCCTCGCAGACGCCTTCGTCGATCTCACGGCGCTGACCGGCGACGACGAGTATCGGGAGTACGCACGCGAGACGCTCGAGGCCTTCGCGGGCGCGAGCGATCGATTCAGCGTCCAGATCGCACGATACGCGACGGCAGTCTCCCGGCTGCTCGAGGGACCACTCGTCGTTCGCGTCGCGGCCGAGCCCGGGTCGGATCTCCACCGCGCGGCGCTCCGGATGGCAGACCACGAGAAGGTCGTCGTCCCCGGTGTGACCGACGGCCTCGAGACGGGGACGGCACGCGTCGAACGCGGCGACGAAGTCTCCACGGCAGCCGAAACTCCCGAAGAGTTGGGCAATCGTATCCAGTCCGTTCTGAAGTAG
- a CDS encoding FxsA family protein, producing the protein MLRWIFALLLIPFLDAVLLAVVVSQTGVISWVGMVLLVVLTGLVGMLLVRAEGRRTIRKMQRSLAKGDPPTNELLDGGLLIASGAFLLTPGLVTDLIGFLLVIPLTRIPLRAGLKRYVIVPQLDEKTGGFASGTVWTYGFPDDEEGGSVGFGGTGGPQGGESRSSGATYDLGTDAYTVDTGSSASTDADPQSGTGGTANGTSIDFEDDSSESEDRDDPPSR; encoded by the coding sequence ATGCTCCGGTGGATCTTCGCGTTGTTGCTCATCCCGTTTCTCGACGCCGTCTTGCTGGCGGTCGTCGTCAGCCAGACCGGCGTCATCAGCTGGGTCGGGATGGTGCTTTTGGTCGTCCTGACCGGGCTCGTCGGGATGCTCCTCGTCCGTGCGGAAGGCCGGCGGACGATCCGCAAGATGCAACGCTCGCTGGCCAAGGGCGACCCCCCGACGAACGAACTACTCGACGGCGGTCTGCTGATCGCTTCCGGTGCCTTTCTGCTCACCCCAGGGTTGGTGACCGACCTCATCGGCTTCCTACTGGTGATCCCGCTGACGCGGATTCCGCTCCGTGCGGGGCTCAAACGATACGTAATCGTTCCACAACTGGACGAGAAGACTGGCGGCTTCGCGAGCGGTACCGTCTGGACGTACGGCTTCCCGGACGACGAGGAAGGCGGGAGCGTCGGCTTCGGCGGTACCGGCGGTCCACAGGGCGGCGAGAGTCGATCGTCCGGTGCCACGTACGACCTCGGCACCGACGCGTACACGGTCGATACGGGCTCGAGTGCCAGCACGGACGCCGACCCCCAGTCGGGCACCGGTGGCACCGCGAACGGCACGTCGATCGACTTCGAGGACGACTCGAGTGAGTCCGAGGACCGGGACGATCCGCCCTCCCGGTAG